Proteins encoded in a region of the Candidatus Methylomirabilota bacterium genome:
- a CDS encoding undecaprenyl-diphosphate phosphatase produces the protein MPDWFAVIILGVIEGITEFLPISSTGHLLLVENAHWLPQQSDLFNITIQSGAAVAVLFVFSTRVRHLLLLLDDPINRDYLLKLVLAFVITGAGGLVVKKLGFRLPKETAPIAWATLVGGVVILLIERALRGRRLGSHITWLMAVAVGLAQLLAAIFPGTSRSAATILIALALGLSRPAATEFSFLVGVPTLLAAGALETYQALRHPGAAATDWALLALGTLVSAVTAFLVVRWLVRWIQTHSFAVFGWYRIALGLAMFTRPV, from the coding sequence GTGCCCGATTGGTTCGCAGTCATCATCCTGGGCGTCATCGAGGGCATCACCGAGTTTCTCCCCATCTCGTCGACGGGTCACCTGCTGCTGGTGGAGAACGCCCACTGGCTGCCCCAGCAGTCCGATCTCTTCAACATCACGATCCAGTCCGGCGCAGCCGTCGCGGTGCTGTTCGTCTTCTCTACCCGCGTCCGCCACCTCCTGCTCCTGCTGGACGACCCCATCAATCGAGACTACCTGCTCAAGCTCGTCCTGGCCTTCGTCATCACGGGCGCCGGTGGCCTCGTCGTCAAGAAGTTGGGCTTCAGGCTCCCCAAGGAGACGGCTCCGATCGCCTGGGCAACCCTCGTCGGCGGTGTCGTGATTCTACTTATCGAGCGGGCGCTGCGCGGCCGGCGGCTGGGCTCGCACATCACGTGGCTGATGGCAGTGGCGGTGGGGCTCGCCCAGCTCTTAGCAGCCATCTTCCCCGGCACGTCCCGCTCCGCAGCCACCATCCTGATTGCGCTCGCGTTAGGCCTGAGTCGCCCGGCCGCGACAGAGTTCTCCTTCCTGGTCGGCGTGCCCACACTCCTGGCCGCCGGCGCACTCGAGACCTACCAGGCGCTGAGACACCCAGGCGCGGCGGCCACCGACTGGGCCCTCTTGGCGCTTGGCACCCTCGTGTCGGCCGTCACCGCCTTCCTCGTCGTGCGCTGGCTCGTACGGTGGATCCAGACCCACAGCTTCGCGGTCTTCGGTTGGTACCGCATCGCCCTCGGCCTCGCGATGTTTACACGACCCGTCTGA
- a CDS encoding SDR family oxidoreductase, with the protein MTATAEPIRLSGWALVLGASSGFGAATSLALARAGLNIFGVHLDRKSTLPNAERLAADIKTLGREAHFYNVNAADEEKRAEVAGEMERILHERDELGQVRVMLHSLAFGTLKLFVADPMKDAVTKAQMDMTLDVMAHSLIYWAQELVGRGLMGRGGRIYAMTSAGGARVLPFYGPVSAAKAALESNIRQLAAELAPRGITANSIRAGVTDTPALRKIPGSDAIKEHAGRRNPSGRLTTVEDVARAIVIFSHSDTYWMTGNVIGVDGGEEIVG; encoded by the coding sequence ATGACGGCAACCGCGGAACCGATCAGGCTGAGCGGCTGGGCGCTCGTGCTGGGCGCCTCCTCGGGCTTCGGCGCGGCGACGAGCCTGGCCCTGGCCCGGGCCGGCCTCAACATCTTCGGCGTGCACCTCGATCGCAAGTCGACCCTGCCCAACGCCGAGCGCCTCGCGGCCGACATCAAGACCCTCGGCCGCGAAGCGCACTTCTACAACGTCAACGCGGCCGACGAAGAGAAGCGCGCCGAGGTCGCGGGCGAGATGGAGCGCATCCTGCACGAGCGCGACGAGCTCGGGCAGGTCCGCGTGATGCTCCACTCGCTGGCTTTCGGCACGCTCAAGCTCTTTGTCGCGGACCCCATGAAGGATGCCGTCACCAAGGCGCAGATGGACATGACCCTCGACGTCATGGCCCACAGCCTGATCTACTGGGCCCAGGAGCTGGTGGGCCGCGGCCTCATGGGCCGGGGCGGCAGGATCTACGCCATGACCTCGGCGGGCGGCGCGCGGGTCCTCCCCTTCTACGGGCCGGTGTCGGCGGCGAAGGCCGCGCTCGAATCCAACATCAGGCAGCTGGCGGCCGAGCTTGCCCCGCGTGGCATCACGGCCAACTCGATCCGCGCGGGCGTCACGGACACGCCCGCGCTGCGGAAGATCCCGGGGAGCGACGCGATCAAGGAACATGCGGGACGCCGGAACCCGAGCGGGCGCCTCACCACGGTGGAAGACGTCGCCCGCGCCATCGTCATCTTCTCCCACTCCGACACGTACTGGATGACCGGCAACGTGATCGGCGTGGACGGCGGCGAAGAGATCGTCGGCTGA
- a CDS encoding molybdopterin-binding protein: MGRTAGIILIGNELLSGKVADANAVYLCRELRALGVDVRRIVVIPDEVERIAAEVSEFSRGFDVVFTSGGVGPTHDDVTIEGVARAFGVPVVRDPGMVAALEGFYGGHLNPARVRMAEIPEGADPMTADGLVFPAVVMKNVYVLPGVPELFRKKFDGLKERFRDVPFHLASVFVSVGEGSLAEHLNGLLERHPELLLGSYPEFSNPEYRVKVTLESKDRAYMERALDDLLGRLPPSTVVKVQK, from the coding sequence ATGGGTCGGACGGCCGGCATCATCCTCATCGGCAACGAGCTTCTTTCGGGCAAGGTGGCGGACGCCAACGCCGTGTACCTCTGCCGCGAGCTCCGCGCGCTCGGCGTCGACGTCCGGCGCATCGTCGTGATCCCTGACGAAGTCGAGCGGATCGCGGCCGAGGTCAGTGAGTTCAGCCGCGGCTTCGACGTGGTCTTCACCTCGGGCGGGGTGGGGCCGACCCACGACGACGTCACCATCGAAGGCGTGGCGCGCGCCTTCGGGGTGCCCGTGGTCCGCGACCCTGGCATGGTGGCAGCGCTCGAGGGCTTCTACGGAGGCCACCTCAACCCCGCGCGGGTGAGAATGGCGGAGATCCCCGAGGGCGCCGATCCCATGACGGCGGACGGCCTCGTCTTTCCGGCTGTGGTCATGAAGAACGTGTACGTGCTCCCCGGCGTGCCCGAGCTCTTCAGGAAAAAGTTCGATGGGCTCAAGGAGCGCTTCCGCGACGTGCCCTTCCACCTGGCGAGCGTCTTCGTCAGCGTGGGCGAGGGCTCGCTGGCCGAGCACCTGAACGGTCTCCTCGAGCGTCACCCCGAGCTCCTGCTGGGGTCCTATCCGGAGTTCTCCAACCCCGAGTACAGAGTCAAGGTCACGCTCGAGTCCAAGGACCGCGCGTACATGGAGCGGGCGCTGGACGACCTCCTCGGACGCCTGCCGCCATCCACGGTCGTCAAGGTCCAAAAGTAG
- a CDS encoding class I SAM-dependent methyltransferase, which translates to MTAWPYQLKSDPYSSHAVILRRLGQGRGRRALDVGAADGFLSELLTRQGWQVSALERDPAQAAKARGRCHEVIVADLDQAAPRLQGTFDAIVYGDVLEHLNDPLPVLVALNRALAADGRVIVSVPNVAHLWVRLSLLLGRWDYADRGILDRTHLRFFTRRSFGAFLRDAGLSVEEMLATPVPLPLVVPPRLHGPVLDAVHALSAGAARAWKGGLAYQLVAVCRRASPEAR; encoded by the coding sequence ATGACCGCATGGCCCTATCAGCTCAAGTCGGACCCGTATTCGAGCCATGCCGTCATCCTCCGCCGGCTGGGTCAGGGGCGGGGACGCCGGGCGCTCGACGTCGGGGCCGCCGACGGTTTTCTCTCCGAGCTCCTCACGCGTCAGGGCTGGCAAGTCAGCGCCCTCGAGCGCGACCCAGCCCAGGCTGCGAAGGCGCGCGGGAGATGCCACGAGGTGATCGTGGCCGACCTCGACCAGGCGGCGCCGCGGCTCCAGGGCACCTTCGACGCGATCGTCTACGGGGACGTGCTGGAGCATCTGAACGATCCGCTGCCCGTCCTGGTGGCGCTGAACCGGGCGCTTGCGGCCGACGGGCGGGTGATCGTGTCGGTGCCCAACGTGGCGCACCTCTGGGTCAGGCTGTCGCTCCTGCTCGGGCGCTGGGACTACGCGGACCGCGGCATCCTCGACCGCACGCACCTGCGCTTCTTCACCCGGCGGAGCTTCGGAGCGTTTCTCCGCGACGCCGGGCTCAGCGTGGAGGAGATGCTCGCCACGCCCGTGCCCCTGCCGCTCGTCGTCCCGCCTCGGCTCCACGGCCCGGTCCTCGACGCCGTGCACGCGCTCTCCGCCGGCGCCGCGCGGGCCTGGAAAGGCGGGCTCGCCTACCAGCTCGTCGCCGTGTGCCGGCGGGCCTCGCCGGAAGCGCGATGA
- a CDS encoding glycosyltransferase family 2 protein, whose amino-acid sequence MTMQPKVVVVMPAYNAGRTLKLTYEELPKESVNLVILVDDGSKDQTLEIARELGLEIFVHDRNYGYGANQKTCYTEALKAGADIVVMVHPDYQYDPTLVPKMIEPIVKGDADLVLGSRLKGGGSAIAQGMPWWKYISNRFLTEVENVSFGLALSEYHTGYRAFSREVLEAVNFRMNSDGFVFDQEIIAQCVAARFRIAEIVVPVRYFPEASSAGFLASCGYGLKILWVVTRYLLDRFGLKRSRRLQTLRGRYSRLGPGAGTSPRS is encoded by the coding sequence ATGACGATGCAGCCGAAGGTCGTGGTGGTCATGCCCGCGTACAACGCGGGGCGCACGCTCAAGCTGACCTACGAGGAGCTGCCCAAGGAGTCGGTCAATCTGGTCATCCTGGTGGACGACGGCTCCAAGGACCAGACGCTCGAGATCGCGCGCGAGCTCGGGCTCGAGATCTTCGTCCACGACAGGAACTACGGCTACGGCGCCAACCAGAAGACCTGCTACACGGAGGCGCTCAAGGCCGGGGCGGACATCGTCGTCATGGTCCACCCCGACTACCAGTACGACCCGACGCTCGTGCCCAAGATGATCGAGCCCATCGTGAAGGGCGACGCCGACCTCGTGCTGGGCTCGCGGCTCAAGGGCGGGGGCTCGGCCATCGCGCAGGGGATGCCCTGGTGGAAGTACATCTCGAACCGCTTCCTCACGGAAGTCGAGAACGTCTCTTTCGGACTGGCGCTGTCCGAGTACCACACGGGCTACCGGGCCTTCAGCCGCGAGGTGCTCGAGGCCGTGAACTTCCGGATGAACTCGGACGGGTTTGTCTTCGACCAGGAGATCATCGCCCAGTGCGTGGCGGCGCGCTTCCGCATCGCGGAGATCGTCGTGCCCGTGCGCTACTTCCCGGAAGCCTCGTCGGCCGGCTTCCTCGCCTCCTGCGGCTACGGGCTCAAGATCCTCTGGGTCGTGACGCGCTACCTGCTGGACCGCTTCGGGCTCAAGCGCTCACGGCGGCTGCAGACCTTGCGCGGGCGGTACAGCCGGCTCGGTCCGGGGGCCGGGACGTCGCCTCGAAGTTGA
- a CDS encoding DUF2079 domain-containing protein, giving the protein MRLLRILDAAAVLCGLAVLSSFVYWWWRPEELFLVLLGVLAVRFVVGPVPVLSLRPRRVVAAGIVLYAALFSFITVSRHLTLQTHALDLGYYVQLTWNLALGAGPYVSLPEMHAWGDHFSPILYLLVPLFRVAPGAVALLVFQSAALALGALAVFGIAARRLGDERPAAVFAILYLLNPSLQSINVRDFHTAALAIPLLLAAIYFAETERPWLFAASVLLTLATREDAAIPVVGLGIWLALSKRRRLWGAATAACAFALLLVDTRWLMPYFRGAPYPHLGRYSHLGSTVPEIVTALLLHPFRALAGLVTGKRLVYLGALFAPLAFLPLLAPGLLLGLAPSLFENLLGQDAILFDHRTQYQSFVLPFLSAAAIAGYDRVALRRPGPWPKGVLVVALMASLVLSSRTVNNLSVDRFWPKPEHRHAWEVIAQVPASAAVSAQDRYVAHLSLRPLVFVFPERLDKADHLLLNASSYPWRSNPGVTMKRDGDTVAITNGAGGPTYRYSVAVEKGPHLLLRRL; this is encoded by the coding sequence TTGAGACTGCTCCGTATTCTCGACGCGGCCGCCGTCCTCTGCGGCCTGGCCGTCCTCTCCTCGTTCGTCTACTGGTGGTGGCGCCCCGAGGAGCTCTTCCTCGTGTTGCTGGGCGTGCTTGCCGTCAGATTCGTCGTTGGGCCGGTTCCGGTGCTGTCCCTTCGGCCCCGCCGGGTGGTCGCCGCCGGCATCGTCCTCTACGCGGCCCTCTTCTCCTTCATTACCGTCAGCCGGCACCTGACGCTCCAGACTCATGCGCTCGACCTCGGCTACTACGTCCAGCTGACCTGGAACCTTGCGCTCGGCGCCGGCCCCTACGTCAGCCTGCCCGAGATGCACGCGTGGGGCGATCACTTTTCGCCGATCCTGTACCTCCTGGTGCCGCTCTTCCGCGTGGCGCCCGGGGCGGTCGCGCTCCTGGTGTTCCAGTCGGCGGCGCTGGCGTTAGGGGCGCTCGCCGTGTTCGGGATCGCGGCACGTCGGCTGGGTGACGAGCGACCGGCGGCGGTGTTTGCCATTCTCTATCTCTTGAACCCGTCGCTTCAAAGCATCAACGTGCGCGACTTCCACACCGCCGCCCTCGCGATCCCGCTGCTCTTGGCGGCCATCTACTTCGCCGAGACCGAGCGGCCGTGGCTGTTCGCGGCCTCCGTGCTGCTCACGCTGGCGACCCGCGAGGATGCGGCGATTCCCGTGGTGGGCCTGGGGATCTGGCTCGCGCTGTCGAAGCGCCGCCGGCTCTGGGGCGCCGCCACCGCCGCCTGCGCCTTCGCGCTCCTGCTGGTGGACACGCGGTGGCTCATGCCCTACTTCCGCGGGGCGCCGTACCCTCATCTCGGACGCTACAGCCATCTCGGCTCCACCGTGCCCGAGATCGTGACGGCGCTGCTGCTGCATCCCTTCCGCGCGCTGGCGGGGCTCGTGACCGGAAAGCGGCTCGTCTATCTCGGGGCGCTCTTTGCTCCGCTGGCCTTTCTGCCTCTGCTGGCGCCAGGGCTGCTCCTCGGGCTGGCTCCTTCGCTCTTCGAGAACCTCCTGGGACAGGACGCGATCCTTTTCGACCACCGCACCCAGTACCAGTCCTTCGTGCTGCCGTTTCTCTCCGCGGCGGCCATAGCCGGCTACGACCGCGTGGCGTTGAGACGGCCGGGGCCGTGGCCGAAGGGGGTGCTGGTCGTCGCCCTGATGGCGAGCCTCGTGCTGTCGTCGAGGACCGTGAACAACTTGTCGGTTGACCGCTTCTGGCCGAAGCCCGAGCACCGTCACGCGTGGGAAGTGATCGCGCAGGTGCCGGCAAGCGCCGCGGTGTCGGCCCAGGACCGCTATGTCGCCCACCTGTCGCTGAGGCCTCTCGTCTTCGTATTCCCGGAGCGGCTGGACAAGGCCGATCATCTCCTCCTCAACGCGTCGAGCTATCCCTGGCGGAGCAATCCCGGCGTGACGATGAAGCGGGACGGGGACACGGTGGCCATCACGAACGGCGCGGGAGGACCCACGTACCGCTACAGCGTGGCCGTCGAGAAGGGCCCGCACCTGCTCCTTCGGCGTCTGTAG
- a CDS encoding nuclear transport factor 2 family protein: MPELTPEEEATEIEETNARFYRAIESRDLDAMDAVWLHADYVRCVHPGWGLLSGWDTVRQSWAAIFKDSRELRFTLSDVQIQVEGGLAWVTATENILSQSQGNISVTAVLATNVYERRGTRWRMVLHHASHILMSEPEGEG, encoded by the coding sequence ATGCCCGAGCTGACGCCTGAAGAAGAAGCGACCGAGATCGAGGAAACGAACGCGCGCTTCTACCGCGCCATCGAAAGCCGGGATCTCGACGCGATGGATGCGGTGTGGCTGCACGCCGACTACGTCCGCTGCGTCCATCCGGGCTGGGGCCTGCTCAGCGGCTGGGACACCGTGCGCCAATCCTGGGCCGCCATCTTCAAGGACAGCCGCGAGCTGCGCTTCACACTCTCCGACGTCCAGATCCAGGTCGAGGGCGGCCTCGCCTGGGTGACGGCCACCGAGAACATCCTCTCCCAGTCGCAGGGCAACATCTCGGTCACCGCCGTGCTGGCGACCAACGTCTACGAGCGGCGGGGCACCCGTTGGCGCATGGTGCTCCACCACGCCTCCCACATCCTCATGAGTGAGCCCGAGGGAGAGGGATGA
- a CDS encoding Rieske 2Fe-2S domain-containing protein gives MESAAEEPSAWSCAADTLAPGQTAKFRLFRCGKPVEAFIINTGGVYHAYVNRCPHAGTPLDLWPNEFLTEDGRHLICSTHGAIFERHTGLCVEGPCPGAKLERLPVEANGSSLVVRCPS, from the coding sequence GTGGAGTCCGCCGCCGAGGAGCCCAGCGCCTGGAGCTGCGCCGCCGACACTCTCGCCCCCGGGCAGACGGCGAAGTTCCGCCTGTTCCGGTGCGGCAAGCCCGTCGAGGCCTTCATCATTAATACGGGCGGCGTCTACCACGCCTACGTCAACCGCTGTCCCCACGCCGGCACGCCGCTCGACCTCTGGCCCAACGAGTTCCTCACCGAGGACGGTCGCCACCTCATCTGCTCGACACACGGCGCCATCTTCGAGCGCCATACCGGCCTCTGCGTCGAGGGCCCCTGCCCCGGCGCGAAGCTCGAGCGCCTGCCCGTGGAGGCGAACGGGTCCTCGCTGGTGGTGCGATGCCCGAGCTGA
- a CDS encoding ABC transporter ATP-binding protein has translation MLAVDAKDLTKTFRSGWFGRRRKEALRGASLQVPSGAIFGLLGPNGAGKTTLLSILATLLLPDSGSATILGHDVVREAGAIRRRLNMASGNASFVWSLRPPEVLSFYGGLYGLSGRRLRMKVDQLIEQCELGPYAKTEYNALSTGLKQRLAMAKALLNDPEVLFLDEPTLGLDPDVSIRLRAQIAALRRERGTTIILTTHYMREAEELCDEIAFIKAGRILAQGTADELKRQIRIGDVISLRLDPAAPRGLSNLPGILQVHPRGEHIDCTVDAVDKRLPEILRWLHEQGVLVRDCQVHEPELEEVFVELAR, from the coding sequence ATGCTCGCCGTAGACGCAAAAGATCTTACCAAGACGTTCCGGAGCGGCTGGTTCGGGCGCCGGCGCAAGGAGGCGCTCCGCGGCGCGAGCCTCCAGGTGCCGAGCGGGGCGATCTTTGGCCTGCTCGGGCCGAACGGCGCGGGCAAGACGACGCTGCTCTCGATCCTGGCGACCCTGCTCCTGCCGGACTCGGGTTCCGCGACCATACTCGGCCATGACGTGGTCCGGGAGGCGGGCGCCATACGCCGGCGGCTGAACATGGCGAGCGGCAACGCCTCCTTCGTATGGAGCCTGCGTCCGCCCGAGGTCCTGAGCTTCTACGGCGGCCTCTACGGTCTCTCGGGCCGCCGGCTGCGAATGAAGGTCGACCAGCTCATCGAGCAGTGCGAGCTCGGACCGTATGCCAAGACCGAGTACAACGCGCTCTCGACCGGGCTCAAACAGCGGCTGGCGATGGCCAAGGCGCTGCTCAACGATCCGGAGGTGCTGTTCCTCGACGAGCCGACGCTAGGTCTCGACCCTGACGTCTCGATCCGCTTGCGCGCCCAGATCGCCGCGCTCCGGCGCGAGCGGGGCACGACGATCATCCTGACGACCCACTACATGCGGGAGGCCGAAGAGCTCTGCGACGAGATCGCATTCATCAAGGCGGGGCGCATCCTGGCGCAGGGTACGGCGGACGAGCTCAAGCGCCAGATCCGCATCGGCGACGTCATCTCGCTGCGGCTCGATCCCGCGGCGCCGCGCGGGTTGAGCAACCTGCCGGGCATTCTGCAAGTGCATCCGCGTGGCGAGCACATCGACTGCACGGTGGACGCCGTGGACAAGCGGCTGCCCGAGATCCTCCGCTGGCTCCACGAGCAGGGGGTGCTGGTCCGCGACTGCCAGGTGCACGAGCCCGAGCTCGAGGAGGTCTTCGTTGAGCTCGCCCGCTGA
- a CDS encoding ABC transporter permease, which produces MSSPADVVVRERVPETWFVEVVRTWAFAHRNVIMARRNVFFVFELTFWPGVAMLSHGLLTRFLALDAKMTAFILVGTVALSTVQVCQLDVAYAVLFDIWSKSMKHQFLAPIGIRHMAVGSWLVGVARGVTVFALMAVIGSWAFGFDFVGAGPGSLALFLLGCCLCSLIIGLFVCSLVLLFGTRAETSAWAAVNFTVMFSGIYYPVSVLPVWAQAVAAGIPLTYFLDAFRQGYGFEAQFTHAWLKGFLLTGFYVVLAHWALASAITRARRTGLLLKLSE; this is translated from the coding sequence TTGAGCTCGCCCGCTGACGTGGTGGTGAGGGAGCGCGTGCCGGAGACCTGGTTCGTCGAGGTGGTGCGGACCTGGGCCTTCGCCCACCGCAACGTCATCATGGCCAGGCGGAACGTCTTCTTCGTCTTCGAGCTGACGTTCTGGCCTGGCGTGGCCATGCTCTCACACGGTCTCCTGACGCGCTTCCTGGCGCTCGACGCGAAGATGACGGCCTTCATTCTCGTCGGCACGGTGGCGCTCTCGACCGTGCAGGTCTGCCAGCTCGACGTCGCCTACGCGGTCCTCTTCGACATCTGGTCCAAGTCCATGAAGCACCAGTTCCTCGCGCCCATCGGCATCCGCCACATGGCGGTGGGGTCGTGGCTGGTGGGCGTGGCTCGCGGCGTGACGGTCTTCGCGCTGATGGCCGTGATCGGCTCCTGGGCCTTCGGCTTCGACTTCGTGGGCGCCGGGCCGGGCTCGCTCGCGCTCTTCCTCTTGGGCTGCTGTCTCTGCTCGCTGATCATCGGACTCTTCGTCTGTAGCCTGGTCCTGCTCTTCGGGACGCGCGCCGAGACCTCGGCCTGGGCGGCGGTGAACTTCACGGTCATGTTCTCGGGCATCTACTACCCGGTCTCCGTGCTGCCCGTCTGGGCGCAGGCTGTCGCCGCGGGCATACCGCTGACCTATTTCCTCGACGCCTTCCGCCAGGGCTACGGCTTCGAGGCGCAGTTCACCCATGCCTGGCTCAAGGGCTTTCTGCTGACCGGCTTCTACGTCGTGCTCGCGCACTGGGCGCTGGCCTCGGCCATCACCCGCGCGCGGCGCACCGGGCTTCTCCTCAAACTCTCGGAGTGA
- a CDS encoding RraA family protein: MTEPAQAIRLEFPRPDSEIVKGFQGLATTAISDIIDLGCVMRYAIHPLWPDMPRIAGPAFTVRTAHHDNLMLHAAIYRAEPGDVIVVEAGDDSLAVAGGNVCAIAQKRGVAGFIVDGVIRDIGESRANGFPLFARGRSPIPAAKEGPGEINHPIRCGGVVVHPGDIVVADDEGIVVVPLARAPEVLKKAQAKGEADSKLSLDAWEKNHRAKVDATLKAKGYLG, translated from the coding sequence ATGACCGAACCCGCGCAGGCCATACGACTGGAGTTCCCGCGCCCCGATTCCGAGATCGTGAAGGGCTTCCAGGGGCTCGCGACCACGGCGATCTCGGACATCATCGATCTCGGGTGCGTGATGCGCTACGCCATCCACCCGCTCTGGCCCGACATGCCGCGCATCGCGGGGCCGGCCTTCACGGTACGGACGGCGCACCATGACAACCTCATGCTCCACGCGGCCATCTACCGAGCGGAGCCGGGCGACGTGATCGTGGTGGAGGCGGGGGACGATTCGCTGGCGGTCGCCGGCGGGAACGTCTGCGCCATTGCGCAGAAGCGCGGCGTCGCCGGCTTCATCGTGGACGGCGTCATCCGCGACATCGGGGAAAGTCGCGCCAACGGCTTCCCGCTCTTCGCCCGTGGGCGCTCGCCCATTCCGGCCGCGAAGGAGGGGCCCGGCGAGATCAACCACCCGATTCGCTGCGGCGGGGTTGTGGTCCATCCGGGCGACATCGTCGTCGCCGACGATGAAGGCATCGTCGTGGTGCCGCTCGCCAGGGCGCCGGAGGTGCTGAAGAAAGCGCAGGCCAAGGGCGAGGCCGACTCCAAGCTGAGCCTCGACGCCTGGGAGAAGAACCATCGCGCCAAGGTGGACGCCACGCTCAAGGCCAAGGGGTATCTCGGCTAG
- a CDS encoding high-affinity nickel-transport family protein codes for MDSSLGAIALGFVFGLQHATDADHVVAVASIVSRTGRFASGALVGAFWGLGHTVTIAAAGMAIVLFNVTVTPRAGLSMELAVAFMLMALGVARIVRLMRDRDERPGQSADGHGHGAPGFWLVLRTLGPAQAARSTLTGLVHGLAGSAAVALLVLSTVRSPYAAVVYLLVFGLGTIAGMTAITALLSVPFTARLPILFRFRRALALGTGLLSLGFGLYLAVHIGFVDGLLLGR; via the coding sequence ATGGACTCGAGCCTGGGCGCGATCGCGCTGGGCTTCGTCTTCGGGCTTCAGCACGCCACCGACGCCGACCACGTCGTGGCGGTGGCGAGCATCGTGAGCCGGACGGGCCGCTTCGCCTCGGGCGCGCTCGTCGGCGCCTTCTGGGGGCTCGGCCACACGGTCACCATCGCCGCGGCCGGGATGGCCATCGTGCTCTTCAACGTGACAGTGACCCCGAGGGCCGGGCTGTCGATGGAGCTCGCTGTGGCCTTCATGTTGATGGCGCTGGGCGTGGCCCGGATCGTGAGGCTGATGCGTGACCGGGATGAGAGGCCGGGGCAGTCGGCGGACGGGCACGGGCACGGCGCGCCGGGGTTCTGGTTGGTGCTCCGGACCTTGGGGCCGGCGCAGGCAGCCCGCTCGACTCTCACGGGCCTCGTCCACGGCCTGGCGGGGAGCGCCGCTGTCGCGCTGCTGGTGCTCTCGACGGTGCGGAGCCCCTATGCGGCCGTGGTGTACCTGCTCGTGTTTGGGCTGGGGACCATCGCCGGCATGACCGCGATCACCGCGCTCCTCTCGGTGCCGTTCACGGCGCGCCTGCCCATCCTGTTTCGCTTCCGCCGCGCGCTCGCCTTGGGGACGGGCCTGCTCTCGCTCGGATTCGGGCTCTACCTCGCCGTCCACATCGGCTTCGTGGACGGGCTCCTGCTCGGCCGCTAG